A portion of the Hylaeus volcanicus isolate JK05 unplaced genomic scaffold, UHH_iyHylVolc1.0_haploid 12237, whole genome shotgun sequence genome contains these proteins:
- the LOC128883909 gene encoding lysophospholipid acyltransferase LPCAT4-like isoform X2 gives MSWSRIESECKKRTISKAALHAFQRLDSHEYHRLTKICLSIFSILFVFPLRGLILIILCALSAIFSLFLPQIHDGNVSRRCFLLRLCVCNKIVSCFMSVLLTVMGLIIVDNFPEASRKKIPQDEIIVSNHVSILDIIYFMSRLGLPSFVSKSSVAKLPLISRFSNAMNCIYVNRDSVENRSQALESIHNRQRNISNGESLNTLILFAEGTTSNGHTILPFKNGAFSTLQKVTVVVLFYPCTYFHPAFDILDPMVYITLLVASPVPCRLYTTWIFNVSPEILPPKNSDAQCVKHFKNKVYNEALCVLQKQQTKYYGFNTTSSEFLQDLLFMSQDKWGDSLKVKKQLYDCIHNKGS, from the exons ATGTCTTGGAGTAGAATTGAATCAGAGTGCAAGAAAAGGACTATTTCGAAGGCTGCTCTACACGCATTTCAGCGACTTGATTCACATGAATACCATCGTCTAACCAAAATATgtctttctatttttagtaTACTTTTTGTA TTTCCTTTACGtggattaattttaatcatattATGTGCACTTTCCGCAATTTTTTCGT TATTTCTTCCTCAAATTCATGATGGAAACGTCAGCCGTCGTTGTTTTTTGTTGAGACT atgcgtttgtaacaaaattgtatcatGTTTCATGAGCGTTTTATTGACGGTAATGGGTTTAATCATAGTGGACAATTTTCCTGAAGCctctagaaaaaaaatacctcAAGATGAAATTATCGTTTCAAATCACGTATCCATTctagatattatttattttatgtcacGCTTAGGACTTCCTAGTTTTGTTTCTAAA TCATCTGTGGCGAAATTACCGTTAATATCACGATTTTCTAACGCAATGAATTGCATATATGTGAATCGGGATTCTGTTGAAAATCG atCCCAAGCTTTAGAGAGCATCCATAATCGACAACGAAATATTTCCAACGGTGAATCTCTTAATACTCTCATACTGTTTGCAGAGGGTACGACCTCAAATGGTCACACAATACTACCTTTTAAAAACGGCGCTTTTTCAACTCTTCAAAAAGTGACGGTTGTGG ttttattttatccttgtacatattttcatcCAGCCTTCGATATTCTTGATCCTATGGTTTACATAACATTACTTGTTGCCTCT CCTGTACCTTGCCGTCTTTACACCACATGGATTTTTAATGTTAGCCCAGAAATTTTACCCCCAAAAAATTCAGACGCTCAATGCGTaaagcattttaaaaataaa gtGTACAATGAAGCTTTATGTGTACTGCAAAAACAGCAAACTAAATATTATGGTTTTAATACAACATCTTCAGAATTTTTGCAagatcttttatttatgtctCAAGACAAATGGGGTGATtcgttaaaagttaaaaaacaACTTTATGATTGTATTCACAACAAAGGATCATAa
- the LOC128883909 gene encoding lysophospholipid acyltransferase LPCAT4-like isoform X1 has product MVFFYYVACFFLIYWLICIVWVSRCIYIWNTMSWSRIESECKKRTISKAALHAFQRLDSHEYHRLTKICLSIFSILFVFPLRGLILIILCALSAIFSLFLPQIHDGNVSRRCFLLRLCVCNKIVSCFMSVLLTVMGLIIVDNFPEASRKKIPQDEIIVSNHVSILDIIYFMSRLGLPSFVSKSSVAKLPLISRFSNAMNCIYVNRDSVENRSQALESIHNRQRNISNGESLNTLILFAEGTTSNGHTILPFKNGAFSTLQKVTVVVLFYPCTYFHPAFDILDPMVYITLLVASPVPCRLYTTWIFNVSPEILPPKNSDAQCVKHFKNKVYNEALCVLQKQQTKYYGFNTTSSEFLQDLLFMSQDKWGDSLKVKKQLYDCIHNKGS; this is encoded by the exons AtggtatttttctattatgtagcttgtttttttttaatttactggTTGATATGTATAGTCTGGGTTTCCCGTTGTATTTACATATGGAATACAATGTCTTGGAGTAGAATTGAATCAGAGTGCAAGAAAAGGACTATTTCGAAGGCTGCTCTACACGCATTTCAGCGACTTGATTCACATGAATACCATCGTCTAACCAAAATATgtctttctatttttagtaTACTTTTTGTA TTTCCTTTACGtggattaattttaatcatattATGTGCACTTTCCGCAATTTTTTCGT TATTTCTTCCTCAAATTCATGATGGAAACGTCAGCCGTCGTTGTTTTTTGTTGAGACT atgcgtttgtaacaaaattgtatcatGTTTCATGAGCGTTTTATTGACGGTAATGGGTTTAATCATAGTGGACAATTTTCCTGAAGCctctagaaaaaaaatacctcAAGATGAAATTATCGTTTCAAATCACGTATCCATTctagatattatttattttatgtcacGCTTAGGACTTCCTAGTTTTGTTTCTAAA TCATCTGTGGCGAAATTACCGTTAATATCACGATTTTCTAACGCAATGAATTGCATATATGTGAATCGGGATTCTGTTGAAAATCG atCCCAAGCTTTAGAGAGCATCCATAATCGACAACGAAATATTTCCAACGGTGAATCTCTTAATACTCTCATACTGTTTGCAGAGGGTACGACCTCAAATGGTCACACAATACTACCTTTTAAAAACGGCGCTTTTTCAACTCTTCAAAAAGTGACGGTTGTGG ttttattttatccttgtacatattttcatcCAGCCTTCGATATTCTTGATCCTATGGTTTACATAACATTACTTGTTGCCTCT CCTGTACCTTGCCGTCTTTACACCACATGGATTTTTAATGTTAGCCCAGAAATTTTACCCCCAAAAAATTCAGACGCTCAATGCGTaaagcattttaaaaataaa gtGTACAATGAAGCTTTATGTGTACTGCAAAAACAGCAAACTAAATATTATGGTTTTAATACAACATCTTCAGAATTTTTGCAagatcttttatttatgtctCAAGACAAATGGGGTGATtcgttaaaagttaaaaaacaACTTTATGATTGTATTCACAACAAAGGATCATAa